A window of the Lolium perenne isolate Kyuss_39 chromosome 7, Kyuss_2.0, whole genome shotgun sequence genome harbors these coding sequences:
- the LOC127318535 gene encoding uncharacterized protein, protein MDSKIVKSTTSRSGGVLLLWKRGINIQQIYAAPNYIDVSVHESPEKIWRLTGIYGEPKWEDKYKTWDKLRELRTQNNMPWVVIGDFNEILFSTEKEGGNSRPDHFMQAFRDALSDCNLHDLGFLGDPFTWHRGRIRERLDRAVADHDWLLMHPEATLTHLDCMKSDHRPILLETERLSVPSRASGPKRFEAKWLKEEGFREVVANAWTQAAVDLPAGGVLERLAHMHASLHTWDSDILRQPKRRLKSAQRKLERAMAGPLTMENEVDPELLDKIQPKVTPIMNDGLLAPFNAEEVKKAAFAIGDLKAPGPDGLHAIFYKRFWSICGESITSEILQALNTGVIPEGWNDTMIVLIPKVDNPESVTQYRPISLCNDQQFWNISFALMALCLDSTQSV, encoded by the exons ATGGACTCAAAAATTGTTAAATCTACCACCTCCCGAAGTGGAGGTGTTTTGCTATTATGGAAACGTGGAATCAACATACAACAGATCTATGCTGCTCCGAATTATATTGATGTTTCAGTCCATGAAAGCCCTGAGAAAATTTGGAGACTTACAGGAATTTATGGTGAACCTAAGTGGGAAGACAAGTACAAGACTTGGGACAAGCTGCGTGAGCTGAGGACTCAAAATAATATGCCGTGGGTTGTCATTGGTGACTTTAATGAAATTCTCTTCTCAACTGAGAAAGAAGGGGGCAACTCCCGACCTGACCATTTTATGCAAGCGTTTCGCGATGCGTTATCTGATTGCAATCTCCATGACTTGGGTTTTTTGGGCGATCCATTTACTTGGCATCGTGGACGGATTCGTGAACGCCTGGATAGAGCTGTTGCTGACCATGATTGGTTGTTGATGCACCCGGAGGCGACTCTTACTCACCTCGACTGTATGAAATCTGATCATCGTCCGATCCTTTTGGAGACTGAGCGGCTTTCCGTTCCGTCGAGAGCTAGTGGTCCGAAGAGATTTGAAGCCAAGTGGCTCAAAGAGGAAGGCTTTCGTGAAGTTGTTGCTAATGCATGGACACAAGCGGCGGTTGATCTTCCTGCTGGAGGGGTCCTCGAGCGTCTGGCCCATATGCATGCATCATTGCATACGTGGGATAGCGATATCCTCCGACAGCCGAAGCGTCGCTTGAAATCTGCTCAAAGAAAACTTGAGCGAGCAATGGCGGGGCCTTTAACAATGGAAAATGAG GTTGATCCGGAGTTGCTTGACAAAATTCAGCCTAAAGTTACACCTATCATGAATGATGGTCTCCTCGCCCCTTTCAATGCTGAGGAGGTCAAAAAAGCTGCGTTTGCTATTGGCGATCTCAAGGCGCCGGGTCCTGATGGTCTTCATGCAATTTTCTATAAAAGATTCTGGAGTATTTGTGGAGAATCTATCACTTCTGAAATTCTTCAGGCCCTGAATACTGGTGTTATCCCGGAGGGGTGGAATGATACTATGATCGTGCTGATTCCAAAAGTGGATAATCCTGAATCTGTTACCCAATATCGTCCTATTAGCCTGTGCAAT GATCAGCAATTCTGGAACATCTCCTTCGCTCTGATGGCCCTATGCCTGGATTCAACTCAATCGGTGTGA
- the LOC127318512 gene encoding probable GTP diphosphokinase RSH2, chloroplastic, whose product MSVPTMAVYTSPPSPLYASPELETPPRGSAAPCATPASPSPATSHRHAAVAGGLSRLFSSSPRASTLDELSALWHDRSDDPPLAVAAKGGGYSCPQPSPSPLKWRDQLHHSPAPLFHSPASSPAARSPSASWLAGRDRDRDRLFSSFVRSALGSCIDYAPLTTSPLPVDAAELAFDLDDSLAEAEPSSEPYARDLLVGAQDRHRIFHDELVVKAFFEAEKAHRGQTRASGDPYLQHCVETAVLLAKIGANAAVVSAGLLHDTIDDSFMDYDHIFAMFGAGVADLVEGVSKLSHLSKLARDNNTASKTVEADRLHTMFLAMADARAVLIKLADRLHNMKTIEALPFVKQQRFAKETMEIFVPLANRLGIASWKEQLENICFEHLNPEEHKELSSKLVVYFDEALLTSTLDKLDKGLRDEGIQYHSVSGRHKSLYSIYSKMIKKNLTMDDVHDIHGLRLVVETEKDCYRALDIVHKLWPGVAGRFKDYILHPKVNGYRSLHTVIMCDGAHPFEVQIRTKEMHLQAEFGFAAHWRYKEGGCSHSFVLQMVEWARWVLTWQCEAMSKERPLGVGSSDSIESPCPFPLHSEECPYSYTRQYNHEGPIFVIMLEHDKMSVQELSANSTIVDLMERVSANGPRLSPYNFPLKEELRPRVNHQPVSDPNRMLCMGDVVELTPALPHKSLTEYREEIQRMYERGGFALATTRGSSTS is encoded by the exons ATGTCCGTGCCGACGATGGCCGTCTACACCAGCCCGCCGAGCCCCCTGTACGCGTCGCCGGAGCTCGAGACGCCCCCCCGCGGCTCGGCTGCGCCCTGCGCCACGCCCGCCTCCCCGTCGCCGGCCACCTCCCACCgccacgccgccgtcgccggcggcctctcccgcctcttctcctcctcccccCGCGCCTCAACGCTCGACGAGCTCTCCGCGCTCTGGCACGACAGATCCGACGACCCgcccctcgccgtcgccgccaaggGCGGCGGCTACTCCTGCCCGcagccctcgccgtcgccgctcAAGTGGCGGGACCAGCTCCACCACAGCCCCGCCCCGCTCTTCCACAGCCCGGCCTCCTCGCCGGCCGCCAGGAGCCCCTCGGCCTCCTGGCTCGCCGGCCGGGACCGCGACCGCGACCGCCTCTTCTCCAGCTTCGTGCGCAGCGCGCTCGGCTCCTGCATCGACTACGCGCCGCTCACCACCTcgcccctgcccgtcgacgccgccGAGCTCGCCTTCGACCTCGACGACAGCCTCGCGGAGGCAGAGCCGTCGAGCGAGCCTTACGCTCGGGACCTCCTCGTCGGCGCCCAGGACCGACACCGCATCTTCCACGACGAGCTCGTCGTCAAGGCCTTCTTCGAGGCCGAGAAGGCGCACAGGGGTCAG ACGCGGGCCAGTGGCGATCCCTACCTGCAGCATTGCGTGGAGACCGCCGTGCTTCTCGCCAAGATAGGCGCAAATGCCGCGGTTGTCTCCGCTGGGCTACTGCACGACACAATCGACGATTCTTTCATGGACTACGACCATATCTTCGCCATGTTCGGTGCAGGCGTGGCTGATCTTGTTGAAGGG GTCTCGAAATTAAGCCACTTGAGCAAACTTGCTCGGGACAACAATACTGCAAGCAAGACAGTTGAAGCAGATCGCTTGCATACCATGTTTCTTGCAATGGCCGATGCACGAGCTGTTCTCATAAAGCTAGCAGATCGTCTGCACAACATGAAGACGATAGAAGCTTTGCCTTTCGTAAAACAGCAAAGATTTGCTAAAGAGACTATGGAAATTTTTGTGCCATTGGCTAATAGGTTAGGAATTGCTAGCTGGAAAGAACAACTTGAAAACATTTGCTTCGAGCATTTGAATCCAGAAGAGCACAAGGAGCTTTCCTCGAAACTTGTGGTATATTTTGACGAAGCACTTCTTACATCTACTCTAGATAAACTTGACAAAGGTCTCAGAGATGAAGGTATTCAGTACCACAGTGTATCTGGCAGGCACAAGAGTCTGTACAGCATATACTCGAAGATGATAAA GAAGAACTTAACAATGGATGATGTGCATGACATTCATGGTCTACGTCTTGTCGTTGAGACAGAGAAAGATTGTTATCGAGCTCTTGACATTGTACATAAGCTGTGGCCCGGAGTTGCTGGGAGATTCAAGGACTATATACTGCATCCAAAAGTGAATGG GTATCGATCATTGCACACTGTTATTATGTGTGATGGTGCCCACCCATTCGAAGTTCAGATCCGAACAAAAGAAATGCATCTACAAGCAGAGTTCGGATTTGCAGCACATTGGAGATACAAAGAAGGCGGCTGCAGTCACTCCTTTGTACTCCAAATGGTGGAATGGGCGAGATGGGTACTCACATGGCAATGTGAAGCAATGAGCAAAGAGCGGCCCTTGGGTGTAGGAAGTTCCGATTCCATTGAATCACCATGTCCTTTCCCCTTGCATTCAGAGGAATGCCCTTATTCTTATACCCGCCAGTACAACCATGAAGGCCCCATATTTGTGATCATGCTTGAACATGACAAG ATGTCTGTCCAAGAGCTCTCTGCAAATTCAACCATAGTCGATCTGATGGAGCGAGTCAGCGCGAATGGTCCAAGATTGAGCCCTTATAACTTCCCATTGAAAGAAGAGCTCCGGCCAAGAGTTAATCACCAGCCCGTGAGTGATCCGAACCGGATGCTGTGCATGGGCGACGTGGTGGAGCTGACGCCTGCCCTCCCACACAAGTCACTAACCGAGTACAGGGAAGAGATCCAGCGCATGTACGAGCGAGGCGGGTTCGCCCTCGCCACCACCCGTGGCAGTTCAACAAGCTGA